In Petrotoga miotherma DSM 10691, the following proteins share a genomic window:
- a CDS encoding phospholipase D-like domain-containing protein translates to MKAKLILTALFLSFFTSLFSYELFFSGGELAHFINQKLTTSTSVKVVSFSLDDTISKKLSAINHQIFLEKDGGYSGDLNLNIKYDKNTDGYLHQKYMIFDNNSVLFGTGNFTASGLLTDLNIFIYTEDEKIVKVFLAEYENFQRGKFGYSKKAINERLNTTEFGKVKIVTGPSKEVLNSVLNEIKRSKISIKVFSYSFTDPYFVHILEQASSNNVVVEILSDDWNKIYTSPLKYMQGINIKYRNDIHAKCVTIDGEMVIIGSYNLTYRAREKNDEMVVIIKNKGLADIINRKFDLLWQEW, encoded by the coding sequence TTGAAAGCAAAACTTATCTTAACAGCATTATTTCTGTCTTTCTTTACCTCGCTTTTTTCCTATGAACTCTTCTTCTCCGGTGGAGAATTAGCACACTTTATAAACCAAAAACTAACAACGAGCACTTCAGTAAAAGTTGTATCTTTCAGTTTGGATGACACAATTTCTAAAAAATTATCAGCTATAAATCACCAAATATTTTTAGAAAAAGATGGTGGATATTCTGGTGATTTAAATTTAAACATCAAATATGACAAAAACACCGATGGTTATCTACATCAAAAATATATGATTTTTGATAACAACTCAGTATTATTTGGAACCGGAAATTTTACTGCAAGCGGTTTATTAACAGATTTAAACATCTTTATCTACACCGAAGATGAAAAGATCGTAAAAGTTTTTCTTGCTGAATATGAAAACTTTCAAAGAGGTAAATTTGGATATTCAAAAAAAGCAATCAATGAGCGCCTAAACACGACAGAATTCGGGAAAGTAAAAATAGTAACTGGGCCATCAAAAGAGGTCCTTAACTCAGTTTTAAATGAGATTAAGAGATCCAAAATTTCTATAAAAGTTTTTTCATATTCTTTCACCGATCCCTACTTCGTCCATATCTTGGAACAAGCTTCCTCCAATAATGTAGTTGTTGAAATACTATCCGACGATTGGAACAAAATCTACACATCACCATTAAAATATATGCAAGGCATAAATATAAAGTATAGAAATGACATTCATGCAAAGTGTGTAACAATAGATGGAGAAATGGTCATTATAGGAAGTTACAATCTGACCTACAGGGCAAGAGAGAAAAATGACGAAATGGTTGTAATAATTAAAAATAAAGGGTTAGCTGACATCATAAATAGAAAATTTGATTTATTATGGCAAGAATGGTAA
- a CDS encoding NAD+ synthase, whose translation MKIRISLAQMNSTVGDYQGNIEKIKDFISKADEKGADLILFPELTLNGYPPEDLILKTQFLRDSLKSIEEIQDFSESKDVVIVLGAVDWDVESYNTAFVIYKGEIYGSYKKMFLPNYSVFDEKRYFTAGRTPFLMEIERIKIGITICEDLWVPNGPAVSLAQNGANLILNLSSSPFYKGRNKVRFEMLKTRASELSSWIAYCNNVGGQDELVFDGGSVVINPYGEIELSAPSFEEGLYFIDIDPLEPTRANLREGKRKHYNQSAYYESVNTIKIGKKITGKNPIKAIKVDSFDLYEQLYLAVKTGIKDYVWKNGFQKVVLGLSGGIDSSLTAAIAADAIGPENVLGLLMPSQYSSKGSIDDSIELSKNLGINYKIIPINDIYEKYIENLKESFKSTEEDKTEENIQARIRGNLVMAFSNKYGYLALACGNKSEAATGYATMYGDMAGGFSPIKDLYKTDLYKVARKYNELHGKEIIIKSILEKPPSAELRPNQKDEDTLPPYALLDEILFKYIDREMSYDELLQEGYDEGLLKNVINMVNKNEYKRRQSAPGIKLTERSFGKDRRMPITNKYIPW comes from the coding sequence ATGAAAATAAGAATATCTTTGGCCCAAATGAATTCCACAGTTGGCGATTATCAGGGAAATATTGAAAAGATAAAAGATTTCATCTCTAAGGCAGACGAAAAAGGTGCCGATCTGATACTCTTTCCAGAATTAACTCTAAATGGTTATCCTCCCGAAGATTTAATCTTAAAAACTCAATTTTTAAGGGATTCTTTGAAAAGTATAGAAGAAATACAAGATTTTAGCGAATCTAAAGATGTTGTAATAGTTTTAGGTGCTGTTGACTGGGATGTTGAATCCTACAACACTGCTTTTGTTATTTATAAAGGGGAAATCTATGGTAGTTATAAAAAGATGTTCTTACCAAACTACTCTGTTTTTGACGAAAAAAGATATTTTACTGCCGGTAGAACACCTTTTTTAATGGAAATTGAACGGATCAAAATAGGAATAACAATTTGTGAAGATCTGTGGGTTCCCAATGGACCGGCTGTTTCCTTAGCCCAAAACGGAGCCAATTTGATTTTAAATCTTTCTTCGTCTCCTTTTTATAAGGGAAGAAATAAGGTAAGGTTCGAAATGCTCAAAACTAGAGCATCAGAGTTATCAAGTTGGATTGCTTATTGCAATAATGTAGGTGGACAAGATGAGTTGGTTTTCGATGGTGGAAGCGTTGTAATTAACCCATACGGAGAAATAGAATTAAGTGCTCCTTCTTTTGAAGAAGGGTTGTATTTTATAGATATAGATCCCCTAGAACCCACTAGAGCGAATTTAAGGGAAGGAAAAAGGAAACATTACAATCAAAGTGCCTATTATGAAAGTGTAAATACAATCAAAATAGGGAAAAAGATTACGGGAAAAAATCCTATAAAAGCTATCAAAGTTGACTCTTTTGATCTATACGAGCAATTGTACCTCGCTGTAAAAACAGGGATAAAAGATTATGTATGGAAAAATGGTTTCCAAAAAGTTGTATTAGGACTAAGTGGAGGAATAGATTCCTCGCTCACGGCGGCTATTGCTGCGGACGCTATAGGTCCTGAAAATGTTTTAGGATTACTAATGCCTTCTCAATACTCTTCTAAAGGCAGTATCGACGATTCGATAGAACTATCCAAAAATTTAGGAATAAATTACAAAATAATTCCGATAAATGACATATACGAAAAATATATTGAAAATTTGAAAGAAAGCTTCAAAAGTACTGAAGAAGACAAAACTGAAGAAAACATTCAAGCAAGGATAAGGGGAAACTTAGTAATGGCATTTTCGAACAAATATGGATATTTAGCCTTAGCATGCGGAAATAAAAGTGAAGCAGCTACAGGATATGCTACAATGTATGGAGACATGGCCGGGGGATTCTCTCCCATTAAAGACTTATACAAGACAGACCTATACAAAGTTGCCAGAAAATACAACGAACTTCACGGAAAAGAAATTATTATAAAATCTATATTAGAAAAACCGCCTTCAGCAGAGCTTAGACCAAATCAAAAAGATGAAGATACCTTACCTCCATATGCTTTACTGGATGAGATTTTATTCAAGTATATAGACAGAGAAATGTCTTATGATGAATTACTACAGGAAGGATACGATGAAGGGTTATTGAAAAATGTAATAAATATGGTCAACAAGAACGAGTACAAAAGAAGGCAATCTGCTCCTGGTATAAAACTAACTGAAAGAAGTTTTGGAAAAGACAGAAGAATGCCAATTACTAATAAATATATTCCCTGGTAG
- the glgP gene encoding alpha-glucan family phosphorylase produces MDFISKITVVPKIPEKISGLKELSENMWWTWNYKAQALFENIDKELWESTQRNPVTFLKRVEQKKLNKAAEDSKFNELYQEVMKGLSDYMNENSNTWFRKTHSSFKEGEIAYFCMEYGLHESFPMYSGGLGILAGDHLKSASDLGIPLIAVGLLYQKGYFIQKLNSEGWQESIYLDYDFSDFPIIPARDSNGDEIYVDIDLLGKKIFAKVWQVKVGRVNLYLLDTNLMQNDPEDREITSTLYGGDIEMRIKQEILIGIGGVKAVRKLGYNPSVWHMNEGHAAFLGLERIRELVQEHGLTFQEAIEAVRAGNVFTTHTPVPAGNDVFSISLIDKYFGDFWPKLGASRQDFLNLGLEKQQSTEELFSMTILALKLSGRSNAVSRLHGEVSRKLWNHVWPGIEWLEVPINYVTNGVHIDTWLNPKLQESLKEYLGVDWMSKIDDPELWEKIDNIPDHELWETHQQLKKELIEYVRKSIKAQRSRHGETVEQLEEVNQIGDEKALTIGFARRFATYKRADLIFSDEERLKKILNDPDKPVQLIFAGKAHPADKPGQELIKKIYEYSRKPEFQNKVIILENYDMDMARHLVSGVDIWLNNPRRPREASGTSGQKAGMNGAINFSVLDGWWVEGYNGKNGWAIGDNRDYEDLKLQDKIDSVSIYNQLEKQIVPLYYEKEESNVSKEWVSKMKESIKSVTSFFNTSRMLKEYTQKLYMPALEQHIRFSNDDFKLAKEFAGWVKLLKENWDSIKIHVKLDQDITGVKNAEEEIGVQAEIYLPGIGPDSILPEVVFARLKDGKIANIRRYDMKLIKEVQKDTYLYSVKFKIEDRGEYGINVRVTPNNPLMPHKNYLMGLVKYPQ; encoded by the coding sequence ATGGATTTTATAAGTAAAATTACCGTCGTTCCAAAAATCCCAGAAAAGATTTCTGGGTTAAAAGAACTCTCTGAAAACATGTGGTGGACTTGGAATTATAAAGCTCAAGCCTTATTCGAAAACATAGACAAAGAGCTTTGGGAATCCACCCAGAGAAACCCGGTCACTTTTTTAAAGCGTGTGGAACAAAAAAAGTTAAACAAAGCTGCAGAAGATTCAAAATTTAATGAACTCTATCAAGAAGTCATGAAAGGGCTCTCTGATTATATGAATGAAAATAGCAACACATGGTTCAGAAAAACCCATAGTTCTTTTAAAGAAGGGGAAATTGCTTACTTTTGTATGGAATACGGCCTTCACGAATCTTTTCCAATGTATTCTGGCGGTTTAGGAATATTGGCTGGTGATCATCTAAAAAGTGCAAGTGATCTAGGTATACCGCTTATAGCTGTAGGTTTATTATATCAAAAGGGGTATTTCATTCAGAAACTCAATTCGGAAGGTTGGCAAGAAAGTATATATTTAGATTACGATTTTTCGGATTTCCCTATAATTCCTGCCAGAGATAGCAACGGAGATGAAATATACGTCGATATAGACCTATTGGGGAAAAAGATATTCGCTAAAGTATGGCAAGTAAAGGTTGGAAGAGTGAACCTATATCTTCTTGACACCAACCTAATGCAAAATGACCCTGAAGATAGAGAAATAACCTCCACATTGTATGGTGGAGACATAGAGATGCGCATAAAGCAAGAAATATTAATAGGGATTGGTGGAGTTAAAGCGGTAAGAAAGTTAGGATACAACCCATCTGTTTGGCACATGAATGAAGGTCACGCTGCATTCTTAGGGCTTGAAAGAATACGTGAATTAGTTCAAGAACATGGCTTAACTTTTCAGGAAGCAATTGAAGCGGTTCGGGCTGGAAACGTTTTTACCACTCACACTCCTGTACCAGCTGGAAACGATGTATTTTCTATTTCTTTAATTGATAAATATTTTGGAGACTTCTGGCCTAAATTAGGAGCTTCAAGGCAGGACTTTCTAAATTTAGGATTAGAAAAGCAACAAAGCACGGAAGAATTATTTTCAATGACCATTTTGGCGCTAAAACTCTCTGGAAGATCAAATGCAGTTTCAAGGCTACATGGAGAAGTATCAAGGAAGTTATGGAACCATGTTTGGCCTGGTATTGAATGGTTGGAAGTACCTATAAACTATGTCACCAATGGTGTACATATAGACACATGGTTAAACCCAAAATTACAGGAATCTTTAAAAGAATACTTGGGCGTAGACTGGATGTCAAAGATAGACGATCCAGAACTTTGGGAAAAAATTGACAACATCCCTGACCATGAACTATGGGAAACTCACCAACAACTAAAGAAAGAATTAATAGAATACGTCAGAAAAAGCATAAAAGCACAAAGATCGAGACATGGAGAAACAGTTGAACAACTTGAAGAAGTAAATCAAATAGGTGATGAAAAAGCTTTAACTATTGGTTTTGCCAGAAGATTTGCTACTTACAAAAGAGCAGATCTAATATTCAGTGATGAAGAAAGATTAAAAAAGATTTTGAACGATCCGGACAAACCCGTACAATTAATATTCGCTGGTAAAGCTCATCCTGCAGATAAACCAGGTCAAGAACTCATAAAAAAGATATACGAATACTCACGAAAACCAGAATTTCAAAATAAGGTAATAATTCTGGAAAATTACGATATGGATATGGCAAGGCACTTAGTTTCGGGTGTTGACATTTGGTTAAACAATCCTAGACGTCCAAGAGAGGCATCTGGAACATCAGGCCAGAAAGCCGGAATGAATGGAGCTATAAACTTCTCAGTTTTAGATGGCTGGTGGGTTGAAGGATACAACGGTAAAAATGGATGGGCCATAGGGGACAACAGAGACTATGAAGACTTGAAATTACAGGATAAAATAGACAGTGTTTCAATATACAACCAATTAGAAAAACAAATAGTGCCTCTGTACTATGAAAAAGAAGAATCTAACGTTTCAAAAGAATGGGTATCAAAGATGAAAGAATCTATTAAAAGTGTCACGTCTTTCTTCAACACATCAAGAATGCTCAAAGAATACACTCAAAAACTATATATGCCAGCTCTTGAGCAACACATACGTTTTTCAAACGATGACTTTAAATTGGCAAAAGAATTTGCCGGTTGGGTTAAATTATTAAAAGAAAATTGGGACTCTATAAAAATACATGTCAAACTCGATCAAGATATTACTGGCGTAAAAAATGCAGAAGAAGAAATAGGAGTACAAGCAGAAATATACTTGCCAGGTATAGGGCCTGACTCAATCCTACCAGAAGTTGTATTTGCAAGGTTAAAAGACGGAAAAATTGCCAATATAAGGCGGTACGATATGAAACTCATCAAAGAAGTACAAAAAGACACATATCTATACTCAGTAAAATTTAAAATAGAAGACAGGGGGGAATATGGAATAAATGTAAGGGTAACACCTAACAATCCTCTCATGCCCCATAAAAACTACTTGATGGGACTAGTAAAATATCCTCAATAA
- a CDS encoding adenosylcobalamin-dependent ribonucleoside-diphosphate reductase, with protein MRVLNKWIQKEPSKNAITILKDRYFLKDGEGNYLESTWDEVAKRIARHVAAAEVNYTNDVEEIKNAEEHFYQLIKSRIFLPNSPTIFNAGKTMDRQLFKKDIEETTLEDYKTIFDSRTKHNMLSACFVIPMDDSMNAIFDAVKNAALIMKYGGGVGYDFSVLRPKGSSIAGTGGKSSGPISFMHVFNTAASTIEQGGARRAAQMAVLRYDHPDVFDFINSKKDNKGNNVLNYFNISVNIDNPKEFKKMLEEDGDLTLEHPASSIRKTIKANDLMNKMVENAWKTGDPGMLFLGRHNQYYAMSEHTPVTATNPCGEEPLPPFGSCNLGSIDVAKLVEDMDLGNPNSDDISEFQEIIYWAVRFLDDVIESNIYPLKEIEEISKKQRFIGLGMMGLADALYIKELPYNSEQARKFMAKLTAELAYFSHIASTELAKERGNFQDFQRSKYPDGFIPFPMLDDEIDEDIKAWNEKIRQHFQGEATKYKRNVQTNTIAPTGSISNLADTSSGIEPNFLLSYVRYMTNKEGDRVPLSYINPILMEKIGTNMTEELKAEIIEKGSIQNIDSIPNEIKKIFVTSMDIPPKDHLLAQHVIQSYLDASCSKTINMPKSSTIEDVKAIYLQALELNLKGLTIYRDGSLETQVLTSASKEEKETSETQGKSVTFFVLDEKHKLRARPRKETLRSVTRKFKHDTGTVYVTVSFDDGGEAVEIFLSDGTETAEVIGRLSSIALRAGVSTDEIVEQLKKVKGTYCKELAQEISKALNDFNQLWGSQIEDYEVIRTGTPKTREEVEKFVYANDLKYEKGYYIDSEGNAYCPSCLSKNTLINESGCVTCTTCGWSKCS; from the coding sequence ATGAGAGTTTTAAATAAATGGATCCAAAAAGAACCATCGAAGAATGCAATCACCATATTAAAAGACAGATATTTCTTAAAAGATGGCGAAGGGAATTATTTAGAAAGCACATGGGATGAAGTTGCAAAAAGGATTGCAAGACATGTTGCTGCAGCTGAAGTAAACTATACCAACGATGTAGAAGAAATAAAAAATGCAGAAGAGCATTTTTATCAACTAATTAAATCTCGAATTTTCTTACCAAACAGTCCAACGATATTCAACGCAGGCAAAACAATGGACAGACAATTATTCAAAAAAGATATAGAAGAAACAACTTTAGAAGACTACAAAACAATTTTTGATTCAAGAACAAAACACAACATGTTATCTGCATGTTTTGTAATCCCTATGGACGACTCAATGAACGCCATATTCGATGCGGTAAAAAATGCTGCTTTAATAATGAAATATGGAGGAGGAGTGGGATACGACTTCTCTGTTTTACGTCCAAAAGGTTCTTCTATTGCTGGAACAGGGGGAAAATCCTCCGGACCCATTAGCTTCATGCATGTTTTCAACACAGCAGCTTCCACGATAGAACAAGGTGGGGCAAGGCGGGCAGCTCAAATGGCTGTACTAAGGTATGATCATCCCGATGTCTTTGACTTTATAAATTCCAAAAAAGACAACAAAGGCAACAATGTCTTGAATTACTTCAATATTTCAGTGAACATTGACAACCCAAAAGAATTCAAAAAAATGCTCGAAGAGGATGGAGATCTCACCTTAGAACATCCCGCATCATCCATAAGAAAGACTATCAAGGCAAACGATTTAATGAACAAAATGGTAGAAAACGCATGGAAAACGGGAGATCCTGGCATGCTCTTCCTTGGCAGACACAATCAATACTACGCAATGAGTGAACATACCCCAGTCACCGCCACAAACCCATGCGGAGAAGAACCACTACCACCTTTTGGAAGTTGTAATCTCGGTTCTATAGACGTTGCAAAGTTGGTTGAAGACATGGATTTAGGAAACCCCAACTCGGATGATATTTCAGAATTCCAAGAAATAATATATTGGGCTGTTAGATTTTTAGATGACGTCATAGAATCAAACATCTACCCTCTAAAAGAAATTGAAGAAATATCGAAAAAGCAAAGATTTATTGGATTAGGAATGATGGGATTAGCAGATGCATTATACATAAAAGAGCTACCTTACAACTCAGAACAAGCCAGAAAGTTCATGGCAAAATTAACCGCTGAATTAGCGTATTTCTCTCATATTGCAAGTACTGAATTAGCCAAAGAAAGAGGCAATTTCCAAGATTTTCAAAGATCCAAATACCCGGACGGTTTCATACCATTTCCCATGTTGGATGACGAAATAGACGAAGACATAAAAGCATGGAATGAAAAAATACGTCAACATTTTCAAGGCGAAGCCACAAAATACAAAAGAAATGTACAAACGAACACCATAGCCCCAACAGGTTCAATATCTAACTTGGCAGACACATCAAGTGGAATCGAGCCAAATTTCTTACTATCCTATGTAAGATACATGACCAACAAAGAAGGAGACAGAGTTCCCCTATCTTATATAAATCCAATATTAATGGAAAAAATAGGCACCAACATGACAGAAGAGTTAAAAGCTGAAATCATTGAGAAAGGAAGCATTCAAAATATAGACAGCATACCAAACGAAATTAAAAAAATATTTGTAACCTCAATGGACATACCACCAAAAGATCATTTATTAGCCCAACACGTAATTCAAAGTTATCTTGATGCTTCATGTTCTAAAACTATAAACATGCCTAAATCTTCAACAATAGAAGACGTTAAAGCTATCTATCTACAAGCATTAGAATTAAATCTAAAAGGATTAACTATTTACAGAGATGGGAGCCTTGAAACTCAAGTTCTAACCTCCGCTTCCAAAGAAGAAAAAGAAACATCCGAAACACAAGGCAAAAGCGTTACATTCTTCGTATTGGACGAAAAGCATAAACTAAGGGCAAGGCCAAGAAAAGAAACCTTACGAAGCGTCACACGAAAGTTCAAACACGACACGGGAACAGTATACGTCACCGTTTCCTTCGATGATGGCGGTGAAGCCGTAGAAATCTTTCTATCAGATGGCACAGAAACTGCAGAGGTTATTGGAAGATTATCATCCATAGCTTTAAGAGCGGGCGTCTCAACTGATGAAATAGTTGAGCAATTAAAAAAAGTTAAGGGAACATATTGTAAAGAATTGGCACAAGAAATAAGCAAAGCCCTCAACGATTTCAACCAATTATGGGGATCTCAAATAGAAGATTATGAAGTAATAAGAACGGGAACGCCGAAAACCAGGGAAGAAGTAGAAAAATTCGTATACGCCAACGACTTAAAATACGAAAAAGGATATTATATAGACTCAGAAGGCAACGCATACTGCCCAAGCTGCTTATCTAAAAATACCCTGATAAACGAATCAGGCTGTGTTACCTGCACCACTTGCGGATGGTCAAAGTGTTCTTAA
- a CDS encoding DUF190 domain-containing protein — protein sequence MQYSGEGKILKIYIGETDKWNHEPLYHVLVKKFKKAGMAGTTVIRGIEGFGLNSRIESAHILQLSSDLPLIIEVVDEAEKIEKILPEVQELVKDGLITVEDVKVISYSSSKKVDKE from the coding sequence ATGCAATATTCAGGAGAAGGCAAGATTTTAAAAATATATATTGGTGAAACAGATAAATGGAATCATGAGCCACTTTACCACGTTTTAGTTAAGAAGTTTAAAAAGGCTGGGATGGCTGGTACTACTGTCATTAGAGGCATAGAAGGTTTCGGCTTAAATAGTAGAATAGAAAGTGCACATATTTTACAATTATCCTCAGATCTTCCTTTGATAATAGAAGTGGTAGATGAGGCTGAAAAGATTGAAAAAATATTACCTGAGGTCCAGGAATTAGTTAAAGATGGATTAATTACTGTAGAAGATGTAAAGGTAATTAGTTATTCTAGTAGTAAAAAAGTAGATAAAGAATAG
- the crcB gene encoding fluoride efflux transporter CrcB, translating to MVEIFFVGLGGFFGAISRFLLSRWVSLKLEGVLPYGTLIVNVLGSFLLGFIMTFFLEKGLTHPYLRLAITTGFIGALTTFSTFSYETVVLIEERDWFFAVMNILSNLLLGLVSVMGGIILAKAIS from the coding sequence ATGGTAGAAATTTTCTTTGTAGGGTTAGGAGGATTTTTTGGAGCGATTAGTCGATTTTTGCTTTCGAGGTGGGTTAGCTTGAAACTTGAGGGTGTTTTACCTTATGGTACTTTAATAGTTAATGTTCTTGGGTCTTTTCTTCTTGGATTTATAATGACCTTTTTCCTAGAGAAAGGTTTAACTCATCCTTACCTTAGATTGGCAATCACCACGGGATTTATCGGTGCTCTGACTACTTTTTCAACCTTTAGTTATGAGACAGTTGTTCTTATTGAAGAACGTGATTGGTTCTTTGCTGTAATGAATATCCTTTCGAATTTGCTCTTAGGTCTTGTTTCTGTTATGGGGGGCATTATTCTAGCAAAGGCTATTAGCTAA